The Rhinolophus ferrumequinum isolate MPI-CBG mRhiFer1 chromosome 19, mRhiFer1_v1.p, whole genome shotgun sequence genome has a segment encoding these proteins:
- the DSG4 gene encoding desmoglein-4 yields MTAKTGFKKVVLEVNSEFIVEVKELDIENGTTKWQTVRRQKREWIKFAAACREGEDNSKRNPIARIRSDCEVKQKITYRISGVGIDRPPYGVFTINPQTGEINITSVVDREITPLFLIYCRALNSRGEDLERPLELRVKVMDINDNPPVFTQNVYTASIEENSDANTLVVKLSATDADEDNHLNSKIAYKIISQEPAGVPMFILNRYTGDVCTMSSFLDREQHSMYNLLVRGSDRDGAADGLSSECVCRIKVLDVNDNFPILEKTSYSASIEENCLNSELIRLKAIDLDEEGTDNWLAKYFILSGNDGNWFDIQTDPRTNEGILKVIKMLDYEQVPNIYLSIGVKNQAEFHHSVASQFRMHSTPVRIQVINVREGPTFNPNSMTFSMREGVRGDSLLNYVLGTYTALDLDTGNPATNVRYTIGHDAGNWLKVGSRTGEIQFSREFDKKSKYITNGIYTAEILAIDDGSGKTATGTICIEVPDVNDYCPVIFAESETICIASPSILISARDINDHSYGSPFTFCVVDQPPGTADSWDIRSINATSAILTAEQPLFAEVYQIPILVKDSHNRACELPQMLLLKACDCDNHHMCLYSSTPGVYTGDGGSVTNVIYGPGPDDRNEVSNVGLGPAGIGLIALGLLLLLLSPLLLLMCCCCKRRQPEGLGTRFAPVPEGGEGVIQSWGIEGAHPEDRDVSNICVPMTASNTQDRMDSSEIYTNTYAGGGTVEGGISGGELNTGFGTATGLAAGGAVGTLRRRSSIHREYADTGLNMAFLDSYFSEKAYAYADEDEGRPANDCLLIYDHEGVGSPVGSIGCCSWIVDDLDESYMDTLDPKFRTLAEICLDTEIEPFPSHQACIPISTDLPLLGPNYFVNESSGMTLSEAEFQAEMAIPEPMMHGDIVVTETYTTADQCMQPTTIVFDPQLAPNVVVTETVMAPVYDVQGNICVPAELANTQNVIYTERVLSSPGMPDMRNSSMTEGCMGPVMSGSILVGPEIQVTQMMSPDIHISQTIGSTSPMTSRHRVTRYSNIHYTQQ; encoded by the exons ATGACTGCAAAAACTGGCTTCAAAAAG GTGGTGCTGGAAGTAAACAGCGAATTTATTGTTGAG gtgaaggaattagacaTTGAAAACGGCACTACAAAATGGCAAACTGTCAGAAGACAGAAGCGGGAGTGGATCAAGTTTGCTGCGGCCTGTCGAGAAGGAGAGGACAACTCCAAGAGGAATCCAATTGCCAGA ATTCGATCAGACTGTGAAGTGAAACAGAAGATTACCTACCGCATCTCTGGGGTAGGAATTGATCGACCACCTTATGGAGTGTTCACCATTAATCCTCAGACTGGGGAAATTAACATTACCTCAGTGGTGGACAGAGAGATAACTCCACTTTTCTTG ATCTATTGCCGGGCTCTGAATTCACGGGGTGAAGATTTAGAAAGGCCTCTTGAGCTTAGAGTCAAAGTTATGGACATAAACGATAACCCTCCAGTCTTTACACAAAATGTGTACACAGCCAGCATTGAAGAAAACAGCGATGCAA ACACACTGGTAGTAAAGTTAAGCGCCACAGATGCAGATGAAGACAATCATCTGAATTCTAAAATCGCCTATAAGATTATCTCTCAGGAGCCGGCAGGTGTGCCAATGTTCATCCTGAACAGGTACACTGGAGATGTCTGCACGATGTCCAGTTTCCTGGACAGAGAG CAACACAGTATGTATAACCTCCTGGTGAGGGGCTCAGATCGGGATGGAGCTGCTGATGGACTGTCTTCCGAGTGTGTCTGTAGAATCAAGGTTTTAGATGTCAACGATAATTTCCCCATCTTGGAGAAAACCTCC TACTCAGCAAGCATTgaagaaaattgtttaaattcAGAACTAATACGATTAAAAGCAATCGATCTTGATGAAGAAGGCACTGATAATTGGTTGGCCAAATATTTCATTCTCTCTGGAAATGATGGAAATTGGTTTGATATTCAAACAGACCCACGAACCAATGAAGGCATTTTGAAAGTCATCAAG ATGCTGGATTATGAACAAGTGCCTAATATTTATCTTAGTATTGGAGTTAAAAACCAAGCTGAATTTCACCACTCAGTTGCTTCCCAATTCCGAATGCACTCAACCCCTGTAAGAATTCAGGTTATTAATGTGAGAGAAGGACCGACATTTAATCCAAATTCTATGACCTTCAGTATGCGAGAAGGAGTGCGAGGAGATTCCTTATTGAATTATGTGCTTGGCACATATACAGCTTTAGATTTGGACACAGGAAATCCTGCAACCAATGTCAG gtATACCATAGGACATGATGCCGGCAACTGGTTAAAAGTTGGTTCAAGGACTGGTGAGATACAATTCTCTAGGGAATTTGATAAGAAGTCAAAATATATTACCAATGGGATATACACAGCAGAGATTTTGGCTATAGAtg ATGGATCTGGGAAAACGGCTACAGGAACCATATGTATCGAAGTTCCTGATGTCAATGATTACTGCCCAGTCATTTTTGCTGAAAGTGAAACCATCTGCATTGCCTCTCCATCGATCCTTATCTCTGCGAGAGACATTAATGATCACTCTTATGGGTCTCCTTTTACCTTCTGTGTTGTTGACCAGCCACCAGGGACAGCTGACTCATGGGATATCAGATCAATAAATG CTACCTCTGCTATCCTGACAGCTGAGCAGCCTCTATTTGCCGAAGTTTACCAAATCCCAATCCTAGTGAAGGACAGCCACAACAGAGCATGCGAATTGCCACAGATGCTTCTGTTAAAGGCTTGCGATTGTGACAACCACCACATGTGCTTGTACTCTAGTACCCCGGGCGTCTACACTGGGGATGGCGGCTCTGTTACCAATGTCATATACGGGCCTGGCCCTGATGACCGAAATGAGGTTTCAAATGTTGGTCTCGGACCAGCAGGGATTGGTCTGATCGCTCTGGGCCTCTTATTATTGCTCT TGTCACCACTCTTATTGCTCATGTGCTGCTGCTGCAAACGAAGACAGCCAGAAGGCCTGGGGACAAGGTTTGCTCCTGTGCCGGAGGGGGGAGAAGGAGTGATACAGTCTTGGGGAATAGAAGGGGCCCATCCTGAGGACAGG gatgtGTCAAATATATGTGTACCAATGACAGCCTCTAATACCCAGGATCGTATGGATTCCTCTG AAATCTACACTAACACCTACGCAGGCGGAGGAACGGTTGAAGGAGGTATATCAGGAGGGGAACTCAACACAGGTTTTGGGACAGCCACTGGCCTGGCAGCTGGAGGAGCAGTGGGAACATTGCGGAGGAGAAGTTCAATACACAGAGAATATGCAGACACCGGCCTGAATATGGCTTTCTTGGACAGCTATTTTTCTGAG AAAGCATATGCTTATGCAGATGAAGATGAAGGCCGACCAGCAAACGACTGCTTGCTCATTTATGACCACGAAGGAGTAGGGTCTCCTGTGGGCTCGATTGGTTGTTGCAGTTGGATTGTGGATGATTTAGATGAAAGCTACATGGACACATTAGATCCAAAATTTAGAACTCTTGCTGAAATCTGCTTAGACACAGAAATTGAACCATTTCCTTCACACCAGGCCTGTATACCTATCAGTACTGACCTCCCTTTGCTTGGGCCCAATTACTTTGTTAATGAATCTTCAGGAATGACTCTCTCAGAGGCTGAATTCCAGGCAGAAATGGCAATACCTGAACCCATGATGCATGGGGATATTGTAGTGACTGAAACTTACACTACTGCTGATCAGTGTATGCAACCCACTACGATTGTTTTTGATCCTCAGCTTGCACCCAATGTTGTGGTAACCGAAACAGTAATGGCACCTGTCTATGATGTCCAAGGGAATATTTGTGTACCTGCTGAGTTAGCCAACACACAAAATGTAATCTATACTGAGAGAGTACTGTCTAGTCCTGGAATGCCTGATATGAGGAATAGTAGCATGACCGAAGGTTGTATGGGACCTGTGATGAGTGGCAGTATTTTGGTAGGGCCAGAAATTCAAGTGACACAGATGATGAGTCCGGATATTCACATAAGTCAAACTATTGGTTCCACATCCCCAATGACATCTCGACACAGAGTCACACGGTATAGTAACATACATTACACTCAACAGTAA